The Tribolium castaneum strain GA2 chromosome 3, icTriCast1.1, whole genome shotgun sequence sequence AGAAGAAGGTGCCAGTAGAAATCGAGAAACCCGTACCCGTACCCGTCAAGGTACCTGTAGATAAACCATACCCCGTATACAAAGAAATTCCATACCCCGTAGAAAAACCAGTACCCTATCCTGTAAAAATCCCCGTGCACATACCCGTTAAGgtccaccaccaccaccacgaAGAGTCTGGTGGCGGTTTTGAAGGATCTTTCGGCGGAGGGTACCACTAGTTGTTGTTAGCTCGTTATTAATTGTTATGTAATTGCTATTTTTATACTTGTGCTTGTTAAATTTCGTTTCGACATTTGCTCAAATTGAATCATTTCCTCATTAAATTCATAAAGCGTGCAGTATTATTACTTAGAAACTGTGTTAATTAGTATAATTTATCTacttttataataaatcaTTTCTACGTACGActgcgttttatttttacggcGATATTTACTAGAGCAACCAACAGCATGTGTTTATCGAGAAAGCGCCGCTTTAAATCGAAagtattattacttaattagTAATCTGGTGTTTATAATCATACACATTAGTGAATATAGAAAGTTCACATTCAGATTCTAGAACAAATGTTTGGCTAATGCGTATTTTTCAACTCGTGTATGTACGTACTTCGATTTAGAACAGTTACGGAGAAAGTGGAAAAGAAGATGGTCGGTTATTCAACAACGTCTGCTCGTATTGACTATTACAGCACACGATTCCGCGATCAATTTAGAAACTTGATTCATGCCTTTCTTCACTTTTAACAATTAGTTAAGGACAGTCCAGAAAACTCAACTTTATATAACAGCCATCACTCAGAATAGCAAAATCGGCGAAAAAATCCTTACATGCAGGCGACAGTAATTATTACATCCGCATAATCTAAATTTCCCGCATACTTTTCTATTCACTGGAAACTAACATCTTATACGAATCGTACGTTACACAATAATTTCATTATATCTGCTAAACTTTCAAATAGGATCTTACTTTGTCGTGTGTCAATCCGCTGAAAGGTGAAAGATTGTTATTAATCACGTGCTGCGCTAACAGGCAATACTTTGTAACATGATTTTCCGGTAAAAACACTTCTTGTCGccagtaattattttattgcacgTGAAGATAATGTGGGTTGCTGCTTGAAAAAGGCATAAAATTCAAAGCAATGACCGGAGGCATAACTGTCACTCTTCAATGAGAGTGGGCATACACTCGAGATTTTATGATACGGAGTTGCTTTCGCTTTTagtgttaaattaaattagataaaaaataataaaatgagtaTTGTGTTACTCGCTCGAACTTAAAAGCGCAGCTTGTGCAACtccaaattatgaaaatattgAAGTAATGGTGTCATCTGAAACAAAGACGATTTCTATATTACTGCAGCAATAAGAAGTGAAACGCGGTGCAGCATTTGTTATTGCCACATGATAGTCCCTGCTATTTgcgtaataaaatattataaagtCTAATAAGAATGCCATTTGACAAAATGCAATAAATCATTTCCAATTATTAGAAACTTTGTTTTAGTCGTTTAGTACCAGAAGCGGTCGTTTGTTTccataaaactgaaaaaatttcaccGCATTGAATAATGTCCGATTGGTAAACTTATTAAGCCTGTAGCACATCTGCTGCTCTTTCTAATCGTAATTGGATTTAATTAAACACATAACGCATTGCATCACATTCGGAAGAAAGTCGTTGCGACCAGTTACAACAATTGATGAGTTTGTAAAATTCTTGTTTCAGCACCAACTGACACCATGAAGTTTGTTTACCAGCATTCAGGATTTAAAGATTAATTGACGAGTgactatttaataaattaacaattacaACAGCCACAAATTTCTtcctaaatttttatcaacataTTTAATCAAACCGGTGATTATTTAAGTAAGTGGCTAATTTTCTCACACTTTGCCAGGTGCTCCGAACATTTTTTAGTATCAAACGAAGCAAGCAATTGGTGGTTTGATGTTACGTGTTTAGGTATTGGTGGTTTAGCTAAACGCACATAATTATAGCCAAGTTTGATAAATGTGTTTTGCTACTGATTAACCAACCACctcaaattttgttgttatttgttgaaaattggGACAATCTgattatgtaaaataaaatcatagaGATTAAGTTTCGCAAGGCAATACTAGTTTTTCGTCCAGCTTGTCCCAATTATGTTGGGTACTCTAAAAACTCGTCTTGTGAAAATAATACAAGGTGTACATTTATAATAAGAATCAATACGGGGAAGAAAACAATGGGATAATTCGCTGAATTActgataaataaatgtttgctTTATCAGATCAGCATCGAATTTGTGATTGTTCGCATTGCCGGTGTTCATTTGAGCGAATTAAGTTGGGAATTGTGGGTATAAAGGAGTCGTCCCATGGTGCTCTGTCCACCGAAGATAGCGGCCACCAAGCCAAGTCAACCGTCTCTTGTCACTGCATGAGTAGAGTCAATCCCTGGCACGTGCCCTAAACGAATCCTTGTCAAACTACAACGCCCTGATAGATTAGCAATGTTATCTCTTGTCCGGCAAAATTacgcaaaatttatttaatttgagcACAGCGTCCATTTCGAGCTTCCGATTGGTATCGGGATTTCTGGTAATTGCCGGTTTGACGTCAAGCTTTCGCCATAGAGCTTCCCCACAGAGGCACTTCTCGCCAGTTCTTATCACAACATCGCGTAAATTGAAATTCATTCAAGCTAAATGATCAGTCTAGTCTTGGCTGAGCTTCCAAAACGGCGACCCGACAAAATGTTTGAGCGATTGTACATGTGACAGTTTGATTCTGGTTTCAGTGAAATGGTGCATGGTTTAGGAggattttccatttttgagCATTAATTGAAAAGCGGCCgccgtttatttttaacccCGCTAAGCGCCCACGCCGTTATCAACTCCAGTTTCATACCGCTACGTTTTTGTTTCGCGGGGTCGTTTATTTCACGTCTGAATAACgacgaaatttaattttttattgagcCCCTCTGTTGCCTTGCCGCAAAAAACTCCATTACGCGTTGTCACAATTTTTAAGGATGCTAAAGCGGACTTCATATAAACTTATAGTATTTTTGTAAGAACGTTCCTAACGATAAAGACCTGTTGATTCTCAacgtaaaaaatgcaaatgcaaatatttCCGATTAACtgaataagaaaattaaaagcgctttttggaaaaacaacacatttcctttgaaaattaaaaaagtttttgctaATAAAGCAAAAGGCCAGAGTCATCCTTTAGAGTTTGGGGAGCTTTAACTTGGTGTTgagctaaaattaaaataggaTCGATTTTGTTGGGGGCTGGTGGCGTTTTCCGGGGCGAAATCGGGAAGCGTCTCAGGAATTGGATGGCAAAGTTATGACAGGCTGACGGTAGCGGATCGTGGTCGGCGAGATTGAGGACACAGGAGGGGTGGGCGCTTTAATGAGTGATTTAGCGGCACAAAGCGAGTCCCTGGAGGCCTCTATCAGGCGAGACCAGGCGCCGCTGTGCTAAAGCGAAGCGCCCGGAGATGTACAAGTGTGCGAGAAGGCTGTTCCACCTCACAAGTTCCGCTCGTCGCTAATCCGTACTACTTTAATCATCCAACTATCATTAGAGCATCTACGCCCGGATTCCGGATTATTACTGCTACCGGAAATGATTAGTGTTGCACAACTCTCATCATAAATATCTCCCACATATCGGGGAATTCATATCAGTGAAAGTGCTCTCGATGGAAATGAAAATACTCTCGCTTTTAGGTCGAgaatttgaaaatgttttttgatttaattatgtCCTTTTTTGTCTACGAAAGGCAAGCAGATGTGAGCAATCTTGCTTGCCTGCGGGACGACACGTTCGCTGAATTTACTACAAGAAATAAACACGAAATGTCATCGGAATTTAAAGACACGCCATTTGGGCCTCAATAATTAAGTGTTTATTAACAACGTACAAATCAtcgaattacatttaagaagatattaaaacagaaaaaaattaaaacaatggcATTGAAAACTAACAGACAGCAATTTTTTGAGCTTCTTGCAGCTGATCGATAAGCTTCTCATTCAGCAACACCTGAAATATAGTAGATGCAGTGTGTTTCACACAACTTACGAGACCTCCGTCTAATGTATACCTACCCACAAAAACCATTGTTTCATTATAGTcatgatttatttttcagaaacaattataacaattataaatACCTAGGATGTACCTAATTGTACccataaatataattttttttatttacttgtttACCGCTGTTATTTTCTTACGTGATTTCAGCCTTTTCTGAGTAATTCTTAAGACAGAGTctcattattttacaaaacttcGTTTAAAGATGTATAGTATGATGTTTCAGCACATTTAGCTCTTACACACCCTGATTTGTgcatgaaataatttattaagtatttgtcctctgaaatctttataaaataaaataagagacAGTCTAAGAAAAGTCGGACAGTTCTGGCTTAAACTAATAAACAACTTTCGCGGCGTTGGTTTTATTTGTGATTTCTTTGTAAAAGCCGTCattgttatttgtttgtaAGTTCTTAAATACATTGCTGAATAGAAAAAGGAACATCTTTTTCAACATTAAAAATCTTACTTTTCAAATTACTTACGACTGTAAGAACTTTTTGTCAATGATTTTgtattaataaagaaaaaacatgcACAATGTTATAGAAAGAGAAACGAACAAAgcaataattatattttagatATCGTAAAAAGAATAACTACGTAAACCTAAtcagcaataaaaataaattaatagttgcaacttttaataacacaaattaaaaactattatgtatgtgaataatttttttgaaagtcaTTTCACCGGATAAAtgccatttaaatttttactcaaaCTTACTTATAAATCGACTTTTTTGTCACTTTATTATGACATACTTAAGAAATTATTGTCGACATAACATTCTTACAGTTTCTTTAAATAACATTTGGTCGTTAACTGTAATAGTATGCAAAtctattttaataaagtttaaaaaactctTCTTCTAAATTTACTCACAATGAAGATTTGGTCTGGattcttatttaaattattatggttgttttaaataagtgAATAAAGGCAAGATCAAATTATTAGCAAACTTTTTGATTagcttgattaattaattatgctgTAAGGCCGCTcaactgtaaaaataattattgggTATGACGGACAGAAGCAAAACCTGAAAAAAGATGTGGGTTCCACCTTTTATCCACTATCTGAATCTCCTTggataaaatgaaaatgtgTCTAGTTACGGTAATTTCGCTATGCATCACTAATTAGAGTAATTAGCGATAGTTATGAGGGTTAGGAAAAAAGGTCCAGGAAGCAGGTGTGGTAAGCATAAACGTAATGATTTTcttcttaattatttattgttccaGTAGAGTGAATAATAACgatatttaaatatgttgttaGCAGAGAACATCGTTTTGATggaaaaacagtaaaaatgtaGTTATACTggtatagaaaaataaaacagcttgtaaaataaaaacgagcAACCTCCTGCCTTTGATATAAATTATGATATTTTAGAAATTACCTCCTCCACCTGTTCCTTACTAAACATATGAAACAGTGCACCAGGAGTCATTGTCATGACTTCAACATTTGAAGAATTCAATTTCTCTTCCATCACTTGCTTAAGAATTGTTAGTGCCGCTGTTGTTGCTTCACTTAGTGTCATACTGCGGTGGTAGACCTCCTGCAAGCTTTGCTGAGCCCCTTCTGAACCAGATCCAATCGCCTTGGCATCAAACTGAACGAATGTACctatagtgaaaaaataaaaaacttagattaacataattattaaaaccaaCCAGAGGGATCCATATGGTACAACTGGGGCCCCTTTTCGTCAATCCCAGCAAACAAAATGGCAACACCAAATGGCCTTGACATTGCTGCACCATCATCGTCAGAATCGCCAAATTGAATCGCTAGATTCGACACAGCTTGGGCACAAGATTCCACACTCATGTTTTCGTTGTAGACAAACCAATGGTTTTGGCATTCCACACGTGCCCTGGCATAATTTTGATcaactacatttttttattttttttattatttacctaTCAATCATTGTTCTAGAGTCTGCCATAAGGCCAGACACGGCACAACCAATATGTTTATCAacttctacaattttttctattgttgTGGGCTCCATTAATGGGGAAGTTATGCGCTTCTCTACCGCCAACACAACCCCCTCACTAGTGCATATTCCAATAGCGGTGGAACCCAATTTGATAGCTTCGATAGCATATTCCACTTGGAAAAGGCGACCTTCAGGTGAAAAAGTGTTCACACCTCGGTCATATTCACTTCTTGTGAGGAACATCTAAAAGTTTTTGTGAGGTTATGTCACAAAAAATGACTCTGCATGCAATAAATGCAGTCAAAATCGGACTAAACCATTAGTTATGtaagaacattaataaaaaacataagttataagtaaaaattacCTTTATAATTggattaattcaaatttttctaaattcagGAAAAAGCCGACGATGACAAACCAAAACACGATTTTCTCACCAAGTCAGTGTCGCCAATGCTACaataatgatattttaaattatgagaaattaattcttattattttaaaatctaaGTTATCCTTCAATTCAAACACTGTATTGTAAAAACGTGTTTGGGATTGCACAAGAGCAAAAAACAAAGGTCCTTTTACATATTATCTGGCTCTTTAGAACCTTTTTTAACGTAGGGTTGGTGcttgattttcaaatttgacaCCTAACCTTTAAAAATTAGccaaaatagtataaaaattGTGAGCTTTTTCGacgtgaaaataaattatgtttaGACCAATATCCGTAAAACTGGAAACTGTCGATGAATACCTGCAGCAGAATGATTATTCCGCTCTTGAACTTTACTTAAAGAAAGAATTTAGGCTGGAAAAGGACGAGACAGGTGTCCCCCTAAAGTAAGTTTTGTccttattaagaaaaatttggaagATTTAGTTTTTCAGGATTGAATTTTCAACTCAAGCTGTGGATTTGctacataaaattttaaagacacTTTCTGAGCAAAGCCTAAGCAAAAATCATGAAGGAATCATAAAAGAATTGTTTAGGAGTCTAAGGAATTATGTTATAAATTCAGacgttcaaaattatttagttaATGACGAAAATTTTCTACCGAATGTGTCCAATTTTATGAACTTACAGTCTGAAGTGATACAAAATGCAttccaaattattttacaatttttgtttaatttaataatatcaaATAAAAGTGCTGTGGATAGAGTATATGATGTGTTTTATCCTACAATACTTTCACTCTTGAAAGACAAGAAAAACATTTACGAAACGTCTGCCCTTTTATATAACATGTCTTTATACAAGGAATTGAACATGGATTTTGACACGTATTCTTTTCTCCTTGAACTTTACGACTCTCACAATAGTGTAGAATATTTGTACTTCATGttagaaaaactaataagtgattgtaatttttggaattattacttaaaatttgagaTTAATAAGAGGGCAGCAGTGTTGGGCGTAATCAGAGATAAACAGATTAAAGGAGAGGCATTAAATATACCAGTAACGGGTTTAAAAGTGTTAACTAACCAATTTGTAGCGTCTggtaatattatttttcaaacagttCAAAATAAAGATTCA is a genomic window containing:
- the Prosalpha5 gene encoding proteasome subunit alpha type-5, which produces MFLTRSEYDRGVNTFSPEGRLFQVEYAIEAIKLGSTAIGICTSEGVVLAVEKRITSPLMEPTTIEKIVEVDKHIGCAVSGLMADSRTMIDRARVECQNHWFVYNENMSVESCAQAVSNLAIQFGDSDDDGAAMSRPFGVAILFAGIDEKGPQLYHMDPSGTFVQFDAKAIGSGSEGAQQSLQEVYHRSMTLSEATTAALTILKQVMEEKLNSSNVEVMTMTPGALFHMFSKEQVEEVISKIS